The genomic interval ATATATGTTAAAGCTCCGAATTGTTTCTTGACAAGGGTATCTAAGGCTATCTGCTCCAACTAATCCCTTAGGGACGTGCAGTCTCCCTGTTCCACACACGATAGACAATTATTAGGCCATGCTGCACCCCGGGGGTAGCCATTTTAGGCACAAGCGAGGTTTCAAACTCTTGACCCACACCATGCGAGATGGTCATCAAGGCTTGGCTTGCCACTTTAAAATCCTAATTGAGGGAGTTGTTTTGCCCAGCATTTTCCTCTTTGCCATCTTCCACAGAATACATTTAACATGTAACTGAAATATTAGTTGTTCTCAAAATGAGCAAAAAGGATCCATGTAGACAAAATGAGTTTGGAAAAAGGATTTGACCAGTTTCTACAAGGTTTATTTTTGGTAAGCATATCAGCATGACCAAAGGCACAATTGTGATTGGGTCACCCCCCAGCACAACAAAACAACAAGCTAACCCCTATGATAGTTATATATGACTTTCTCCTATGTACTCTAGCTTATACTAAAATTGTTTTTCCTGTTCTCTGGCCATGGATTTCCAGAAAGGATCTTCATCACCAGTTATATTGTGCACGTGTATTCGATATAGCAGAATTATCCTGAAAGTACTGAGAGGCGTCATTAATCGTGTTATACATGCAAATGTTGTTCAGAGTGTTAATAAGCATATTCAATCACCTCTGATGAGAAGACAACCATATTCAATTAAGAGAAAATGATCTTTGCAACCAAATCAGCAAATTCTTTTGCATTAGCACAGTTGCTAAGAGGAATACAAATCGAGAGTTATTAGGAGCCATAACAATGCTCTCTTCCCAAACTATCCCTCTTTCACGGTCACACATGTAATGTACCTCATAAAAAATAGTCCAAGCAACCTCCCGTGTAATTTCGGATCCTTTGTGAAAGGGCCACCACATTTGTAAAGTGGTAAGTATATTCTATTTATAACCATTTACAATATAcaaatcaaataacataaagacTGATTACAAAATATATGGTAAGTAGGAGGAAATTGATACAATGAAATATTCCTAGAATTAAGCCTAGAATTAAGAGTCACATATGTCACATATGGTAAGCATATAATAAGCTGTAGAGTAAGGCTAAGtatcctcaacaccctcccgcAAGCTGAGCGTCGGATTTGGATGGACATGAAGCTTGGATCGAAAGAATTCAAAAAGAGAACGAGAGACActtttggtgaagatgtcagcAACCTGTAAGTGAGATGGTACATACTGCGTGCGAAGTTtgccaacaacaacaaattctCGAAGAAAATGGTAGTCTAACTCAATATTTTTGGCCCGCTTGTGAGAAACGGGATTGAAACTTAAAAAGATTGCACTTTTGTTGTCACATAAGAGAAGAGGCTGCTGCGGAAGTGGAACCTTGAGGTCATGAAGAAAATGTGTAAGCCAAAGAAGTTCTACTCAGCCATTGCAAGGGCACGATACTCAGATTTACAACTGGAGCATGAGACAGTCGGTTGCTTCTTGGCACTCCAAGAAACCATATTGTTGCCAAGATAAATAGAGTAGCCTGAGGTGGAACGATGAGTATCTGGACATCCTGCCCAATCGGCATCCGAGTAAGCTACTAGAGTACTAGGAACGGTAGACGAACGAAAGGTAAGGCCAAAGTGAAGTGTACCCTTGACATAGCGAAGAATACGCTTAATAGCAAGGAAGAGATCTGTTGTAGGGGCGTGCAGAAATTGACTAACAGAATTGACAGCATGGGCAATATCTGGACGCGTGATGGTCAAGTACTGAAGGGCACCAACAAGAGATCGATAGAGAGTGGGATCCGAAAAAGGAGGACCATCAGCAGAAAGGTGTTGAGAAACAACCATTGGGGTGTGAACAGGTTTGCTGTCAAGCAGCTGAGCTCGAGTGAGGATATCCCGTGCATATTTCAACTGACTGAGAAAGAGACCATCAGGAGTGGGTGAAgcttcaagaccaagaaagtaaCTGAGAGAACCCAAATCTTTGGTGGCGAACTCAGAATGAAGCTTGCGAGTAAAACTgtcaagaagagatgagttgttgctagtaataataatatcaccAACACAAAGAAGCAAATAGATAATGCCAGACTGCTGAtgaaagacaaagagagaggtGTCAGCACGGCTGCAAGAAAAACCAAGTGTAATGAGGAAAGAGATAAAGCGCTGAAATCAGTCACGAGGAGCTTGCTTTAGATTATAGAGAGCTTTCTTCAAGTGACATACATGATGAGGAAAGCGAGGATCA from Juglans regia cultivar Chandler chromosome 2, Walnut 2.0, whole genome shotgun sequence carries:
- the LOC108986002 gene encoding uncharacterized mitochondrial protein AtMg00810-like, with amino-acid sequence MTGDVTIEPNGACRADTSLFVFHQQSGIIYLLLCVGDIIITSNNSSLLDSFTRKLHSEFATKDLGSLSYFLGLEASPTPDGLFLSQLKYARDILTRAQLLDSKPVHTPMVVSQHLSADGPPFSDPTLYRSLVGALQYLTITRPDIAHAVNSVSQFLHAPTTDLFLAIKRILRYVKGTLHFGLTFRSSTVPSTLVAYSDADWAGCPDTHRSTSGYSIYLGNNMVSWSAKKQPTVSCSSCKSEYRALAMAE